A genomic stretch from Petrimonas mucosa includes:
- a CDS encoding 1-acyl-sn-glycerol-3-phosphate acyltransferase, which produces MQTEKMKNFDDIRPLYDSEVPSVIQSLVNDPYFRRATEPLIRPLTWEMFSRSMMACRTIFDFQRSIIHPFMKQLIAKTTSELSCVGFEKYNDGSSHLYISNHRDIVLDAAFLNILLFDRGTDTCEIAIGDNLLIYRWITDLVRLNKSFIVKRGVSVREMLDTSRHLSEYIFDTIANRRQSVWIAQREGRAKDSDDKTQTSLLKMLTLHNSAKPSEALRSLDIVPLAITYEFDPCDYLKAKEYQLKRDNPEYRKSQADDIENMRTGIMGYKGRVSFSFGNRINDTLSQIDPETGRSEVLEIAREAIDREIYRNYVFFPINYVAYDLMEKSNTFSAHYTDKDRQFFENYIAGQIAKIEIPGKDHAFLREKLVEMYGNTVKNFVSVT; this is translated from the coding sequence ATGCAAACAGAAAAGATGAAAAATTTCGACGATATACGTCCCCTGTACGACAGTGAAGTCCCTTCGGTCATCCAATCCCTGGTGAACGACCCCTATTTTCGAAGAGCAACCGAACCGCTGATCAGGCCGCTCACCTGGGAGATGTTCAGCCGGTCGATGATGGCCTGTCGAACGATTTTCGACTTTCAAAGGAGCATCATCCATCCGTTCATGAAGCAGCTGATTGCCAAAACCACCTCGGAACTCTCCTGTGTAGGGTTTGAGAAGTACAACGACGGCTCCAGTCACCTCTACATCTCCAACCACCGTGATATTGTACTGGATGCAGCCTTTCTCAACATTTTGCTGTTCGACAGGGGAACAGACACCTGCGAGATAGCCATTGGCGATAATCTCCTGATCTATCGATGGATTACCGACCTGGTCAGACTCAACAAGAGCTTTATCGTGAAACGGGGTGTCTCCGTCAGGGAGATGCTGGACACCTCCAGACATCTGTCTGAATATATTTTCGACACCATAGCGAATCGCCGGCAGTCGGTATGGATTGCCCAACGCGAGGGCCGGGCAAAGGATTCGGACGATAAGACACAGACAAGCCTGCTGAAAATGCTGACACTACACAACAGCGCAAAGCCGTCCGAAGCGCTGAGGTCGCTCGACATAGTTCCGCTCGCCATCACTTACGAGTTCGACCCGTGTGACTACCTCAAGGCCAAAGAGTACCAGCTGAAGAGGGATAATCCCGAATACAGGAAAAGCCAGGCCGACGATATCGAGAATATGCGGACGGGTATTATGGGATACAAAGGCAGGGTCTCTTTCTCGTTTGGAAACCGGATCAATGACACACTGTCGCAAATTGACCCCGAGACCGGACGGTCTGAAGTGCTAGAAATTGCAAGAGAAGCCATTGACAGGGAGATCTACAGGAACTACGTCTTCTTCCCCATCAACTATGTTGCCTACGACTTGATGGAGAAGAGCAACACCTTTTCTGCCCATTATACCGATAAGGATCGACAATTTTTCGAAAATTACATTGCAGGACAGATTGCCAAGATTGAGATTCCTGGAAAGGATCATGCTTTCTTACGTGAAAAGCTGGTCGAGATGTACGGAAATACCGTGAAGAATTTTGTTTCGGTAACATGA
- a CDS encoding NigD1/NigD2 family lipoprotein: protein MRRRIIAYLTVILLIFGACEKDDERIDNFLVEFATVIQTADRLTFQLDNFKTLVPIDPRGYSGKDGQRVILNYSPLRGDTIQINSVNDIFTGIIRESDDLSTLIKDPVKIQSVWVGGNHLNMILEIEYFEKRHVVGLFRDTRSKDIDLHFSHSREGDPPGYTEKFYASFPLANIKSSDGSPTPFRLHIHTHGGGRIFEMEVR, encoded by the coding sequence ATGAGACGGAGAATTATCGCATATCTGACCGTTATTCTTCTTATCTTCGGGGCATGTGAGAAAGATGACGAACGTATCGATAACTTCCTCGTAGAGTTTGCCACAGTGATCCAAACGGCCGACCGGCTGACATTTCAACTGGACAACTTCAAGACACTTGTTCCGATTGATCCGCGAGGCTACTCCGGCAAGGATGGACAGCGTGTTATCCTCAACTACAGCCCATTACGTGGCGACACCATCCAGATCAACAGTGTCAACGATATCTTCACCGGGATTATCAGGGAGAGTGATGACCTGAGCACCCTTATCAAGGATCCGGTAAAGATACAAAGTGTATGGGTTGGAGGAAATCACCTGAACATGATTCTCGAGATCGAATATTTTGAAAAAAGACACGTTGTGGGACTGTTTCGCGACACCCGATCCAAGGATATCGACCTCCATTTCAGCCACTCCAGAGAGGGTGATCCTCCGGGGTACACCGAGAAGTTCTATGCCTCATTTCCGCTTGCCAATATCAAATCTTCCGACGGATCCCCCACCCCGTTCAGGTTGCATATCCATACACACGGTGGTGGACGGATATTTGAAATGGAAGTAAGATAG
- a CDS encoding L-fucose/L-arabinose isomerase family protein — protein MGKAGLFSVGLDTYWGQFDNLLENLTGYHNQIKKKLSELGVEVVDAGMVDNIDKSQDAATLLKNSDVDLIFLFVSTYALSSTVLPIARQANVPFILLNLQPAESLDYDTFNQLDDYTQKTGIWLEHCQACAIPEIACVMNRANSRYHTITGYLDEPDVWDEISDWIDAAKVSRRLRANRMGVLGNYYGGMLDVYTDLTKQSVTFGTHFELLEMCELKELRENVSAAELREKISEFESVFDIDPMCDPAEIERAAKTSVALDKLVSKYQLGALAYYYEGQPGNEYENIITSVIAGNTLLTGKNIPVAGECEVKNAHAMKLMSELGAGGSFSEFYLMDFKENVLLLGHDGPAHFNIAEGAVRLVPLPVYHGKPGKGLSIQMSVKHGPVTLLSVAESNDSVFLLVAEGESVEGPVLKTGNTNSRYSFPCNIRDFVNSWSSYGPSHHCAIGVGHVARKIEKVASLLNIPMVNVCKEIEKR, from the coding sequence ATGGGAAAAGCGGGTCTTTTTAGTGTCGGATTGGACACCTATTGGGGACAGTTCGACAATCTGCTGGAAAACCTGACGGGTTACCACAACCAGATTAAGAAAAAATTGTCGGAGCTGGGCGTTGAGGTTGTAGATGCCGGAATGGTGGATAATATAGACAAATCACAAGATGCGGCAACATTGCTGAAAAACAGCGATGTAGATCTAATTTTTCTGTTCGTGTCGACCTATGCACTGTCGTCCACCGTTCTTCCGATCGCCAGACAGGCAAATGTCCCCTTTATTTTGCTGAACCTGCAACCGGCGGAGAGTCTCGATTATGATACATTCAATCAGCTCGACGACTATACGCAGAAAACCGGAATCTGGCTCGAGCATTGCCAGGCATGTGCCATCCCCGAAATTGCCTGCGTAATGAACAGGGCCAATAGCCGTTATCACACCATCACCGGATATCTTGACGAACCGGATGTGTGGGATGAGATCAGCGACTGGATCGATGCGGCAAAGGTCTCAAGGAGACTCCGGGCAAACCGGATGGGGGTATTGGGAAACTACTATGGAGGGATGCTCGATGTATATACCGACCTGACAAAACAGAGCGTGACCTTCGGTACGCACTTCGAATTACTCGAAATGTGCGAGTTGAAAGAGTTGCGTGAAAATGTATCGGCAGCGGAATTACGGGAAAAGATCTCTGAATTCGAGTCTGTATTCGATATCGATCCGATGTGTGATCCTGCAGAAATCGAAAGAGCCGCAAAGACGTCGGTGGCACTCGACAAGCTGGTTTCCAAGTATCAACTGGGCGCTCTGGCCTATTATTACGAAGGACAACCGGGAAATGAATATGAAAATATCATTACCTCTGTAATTGCAGGCAACACACTGCTTACCGGCAAAAATATTCCCGTTGCAGGCGAATGCGAAGTAAAAAATGCCCATGCAATGAAACTGATGAGTGAGTTGGGTGCCGGGGGATCTTTCTCGGAGTTCTATCTTATGGATTTCAAAGAGAACGTTCTGCTTCTCGGACACGACGGTCCCGCCCATTTCAATATTGCCGAAGGAGCCGTTAGACTGGTACCGCTGCCGGTATATCACGGGAAACCGGGCAAGGGGTTGTCGATACAGATGTCAGTAAAACATGGGCCGGTAACTCTTCTTTCAGTAGCAGAGAGCAATGATTCGGTCTTCCTGCTTGTAGCTGAGGGCGAATCGGTTGAAGGTCCCGTTCTAAAGACGGGCAACACCAACAGTCGTTACAGTTTCCCATGCAATATCCGCGACTTCGTAAACAGCTGGAGCAGTTATGGTCCTTCACACCATTGTGCAATCGGGGTAGGTCATGTTGCCCGGAAAATTGAGAAGGTGGCATCCCTGCTCAATATTCCCATGGTAAACGTCTGCAAAGAAATCGAGAAAAGGTGA
- a CDS encoding alpha-L-rhamnosidase yields MKKISFPFSILLIVVISFQSFSQVTVKNLKCEYLENPIGIDEPHPRFTWQMELEKPGSHQTAYELVVGTTETGVALGRGDMWESGEVNSSVIPVLYKGKELEPFTRYFWSVRVKDEEQQWSAWSEPLFFETGMICQHNWKGKWITDTYDFNVKPAAYFRRAFRTDKTIRSARVYIAAAGLYELSINGQRIGDHRLDPSYTRFDRRNLYVTYDVTAALQQGNNAVGVLLGNGWYNHQSTAVWYFDKAPWRARPKFCLDLHITYSDGTKEIIATDEQWRTSPSPVIFNSIYTAEHYDARKEQPGWDTPEFDAGQWNNIYTTGAPSNNIVAQALHPIRNVREYKPVSLKQIDASTWLYDFGQNMSGVTRIRVEGPEGTTIWLKHVERLDSAGRADMSNIDVHYRPTDESDPFQTDILILSGKKEDEFMPRFNYKGFQYVEVTADKPLNLTTENLTAYFMHSDVPPVGSINSSNLTLNKAWAASNASYLSNLFSYPTDCPQREKNGWTGDAHIAIETGLYNFDGITVYEKWLADHRDEQQPNGVLPAIIPSSGWGYQWANGPDWTSTIAIIPWNIYLFYGDTRLLELCYDNIKRYVNHIDEHYPSGLTDWGLGDWVPVKSVSSKEYTSSTYFYIDALILAKTARLFGKTEDADHYFALAEKIRTAINEKYLDYETGIYGSGLQTELSVALHWGLVPEELRSKVADNLAKRVIADKKHIDVGLLGTKTILNALSENGYAQLAYEVASQETYPSWGWWIVNGATTFYENWPLDAKSDISLNHIMFGEINAWYYKALGGIFPDEQAPGFKNILLKPNFVEGLSHFEATHEGPYGNIISSWKRKGKTIEYHVTVPANSSATLCLKGKSIREKNAPLEKNKLIEVREKGQNQYILGLKAGSYTFSIK; encoded by the coding sequence ATGAAAAAAATATCATTTCCGTTCTCAATCCTCTTGATAGTTGTAATCAGCTTTCAAAGTTTTTCCCAGGTGACCGTAAAGAACCTGAAGTGCGAATACCTCGAAAATCCCATCGGAATTGACGAGCCTCATCCTCGCTTCACATGGCAGATGGAACTCGAAAAACCGGGATCACACCAGACAGCATATGAACTGGTTGTGGGTACAACAGAGACCGGAGTTGCGTTGGGGAGGGGAGATATGTGGGAATCGGGAGAGGTTAACAGCTCCGTGATTCCTGTTCTCTACAAGGGTAAGGAGCTGGAACCCTTTACCCGCTATTTCTGGAGCGTGAGGGTAAAGGATGAGGAACAACAGTGGTCTGCCTGGTCCGAACCTCTCTTTTTCGAGACCGGCATGATCTGCCAGCACAACTGGAAAGGAAAATGGATTACCGACACTTACGATTTCAACGTAAAACCTGCAGCCTACTTCCGCAGGGCATTCCGCACCGATAAAACCATCAGGTCGGCACGGGTCTATATTGCTGCTGCAGGTCTATACGAACTCTCCATCAACGGACAACGTATCGGGGATCACCGGCTTGACCCCTCCTACACCCGTTTCGACAGGCGCAACCTCTATGTAACGTACGACGTCACCGCAGCTTTACAGCAGGGAAACAATGCGGTCGGCGTCCTGTTGGGAAACGGCTGGTACAACCACCAGTCTACTGCCGTCTGGTATTTCGACAAGGCCCCCTGGCGTGCGCGTCCAAAATTTTGCCTCGATCTGCACATCACCTATTCGGATGGAACGAAGGAGATCATAGCAACCGACGAACAGTGGAGAACCTCGCCAAGTCCGGTAATCTTCAACAGCATCTATACGGCTGAACACTACGATGCCAGAAAAGAACAGCCGGGATGGGACACCCCGGAATTTGATGCGGGACAATGGAACAATATCTACACCACCGGAGCCCCCTCCAACAACATCGTAGCCCAGGCATTGCATCCAATCCGAAATGTAAGGGAATATAAGCCAGTAAGTTTGAAGCAGATCGATGCCTCGACCTGGCTCTACGACTTCGGACAAAACATGTCGGGAGTAACCCGGATAAGAGTCGAAGGCCCCGAGGGTACCACCATCTGGCTGAAACATGTGGAGCGGCTCGATTCGGCAGGACGTGCCGACATGTCGAACATCGACGTGCATTACCGCCCTACGGACGAGTCCGATCCCTTCCAGACCGATATCCTTATCCTGAGCGGCAAGAAAGAGGATGAGTTCATGCCCCGGTTCAACTACAAGGGATTCCAGTATGTAGAGGTAACCGCCGATAAACCGCTGAATCTGACTACAGAGAACCTGACGGCCTACTTTATGCACAGCGATGTGCCGCCGGTTGGCAGCATAAACTCCTCCAATCTCACCCTCAACAAAGCCTGGGCGGCATCAAATGCCTCCTACCTCTCCAACCTGTTCAGTTACCCCACCGACTGTCCCCAGCGGGAGAAGAACGGGTGGACCGGCGACGCACATATCGCCATCGAGACGGGATTGTATAACTTTGACGGAATCACTGTCTACGAAAAATGGCTGGCCGACCATCGCGACGAACAGCAACCCAACGGGGTGCTGCCGGCCATCATCCCCTCCAGCGGCTGGGGATACCAATGGGCAAACGGGCCTGACTGGACAAGCACCATCGCCATCATCCCATGGAACATCTATCTCTTCTACGGCGACACCCGATTGTTGGAGTTGTGCTACGACAACATCAAACGGTATGTGAACCATATCGATGAACACTATCCTTCAGGGCTGACCGACTGGGGACTTGGCGACTGGGTGCCCGTAAAATCGGTAAGTTCCAAGGAGTATACCTCCAGCACCTATTTCTACATCGATGCGTTGATCCTGGCGAAAACAGCCCGACTTTTCGGAAAAACTGAAGATGCCGACCACTATTTCGCGCTGGCAGAGAAAATTAGAACGGCAATCAACGAAAAATACCTCGACTACGAAACGGGGATCTATGGGAGCGGACTGCAGACTGAACTCAGCGTAGCCCTCCACTGGGGTCTGGTTCCGGAAGAGTTGAGGAGCAAAGTGGCAGACAACCTGGCCAAGCGTGTAATAGCAGACAAGAAACATATCGATGTGGGACTGCTGGGTACCAAAACCATCCTGAACGCCCTGAGCGAGAACGGATATGCACAACTGGCCTACGAGGTGGCATCACAGGAGACCTACCCCTCATGGGGCTGGTGGATAGTAAACGGAGCTACCACCTTCTATGAAAACTGGCCGCTCGACGCCAAGAGCGACATATCGCTGAATCACATCATGTTTGGTGAAATTAACGCCTGGTACTACAAGGCATTGGGTGGTATCTTCCCGGATGAGCAAGCTCCTGGTTTCAAAAACATACTGCTTAAACCCAATTTTGTGGAAGGACTATCCCACTTCGAGGCTACCCACGAGGGACCATACGGCAATATCATCTCCTCCTGGAAACGAAAGGGCAAGACGATAGAGTATCATGTCACAGTCCCTGCAAACAGTAGCGCCACCCTCTGTCTGAAAGGAAAGAGTATCAGGGAGAAGAATGCACCGCTTGAAAAGAACAAACTGATTGAAGTAAGGGAGAAGGGGCAAAATCAATATATCCTGGGACTGAAGGCCGGATCATATACCTTTTCCATAAAATAA
- a CDS encoding alpha-L-rhamnosidase, whose translation MKLTKLVKLLCLLNVLGMIACSQTSALKVVDPKCENLRDPLAINTSRPRFSWKLNSETNGSRQTAYQLLVASTPGNLSEEQADCWNSGKILSPEKIMIDYKGKELQPGELFYWKVRVWDENDNVSDWSKTASFGIGLLDESNWKAAYIGYPSEDGFFQTPQFRRLFKAEKAGRDEVYLLHVNSLGYHEIHINGQKVGDAVLSPAVSQFNKRSLINTYDVTSYIKRGENNLIIWLGSGWYSEGLPGVTGKGPAVRAQLAKVSGNRPAETIVVTDDSWSARNSEYTRISNWWTGRYGGEEISGNLETQNLPFTEPEKLTWNKVTLVEVPNHTATPQMVEPNRIMQEFTPSTIVRLNDSTFLVDMGTTLTGWFEITFPRLEKGDQVVMEYADHLDENGQIAKQGQIDRYIASGNGTERFRNRFNYHGFRYVKISNLREAPEKSAIKALLIHTDFETASDFECSDTDLNRIHDMIHYTLRCLGLGGYLVDCPQIERLGYGGDGNASTLTAQTMFNLAPLYNNWLDAWSDVIREDGSMPHTAPNPYAAGGGPYWCGFIISASWHTYRNYGDIRILERYYPVMQKWLEYVDKYSPEGLLKRWPDTDYRNWYLGDWATPDGVGNPNHLDERSVDLVNNCYLSVCFSQMAEIAGYLGKSDERRVYLEKKEQLNRRIHETYFDNEKGYYATGSQIDLTFPMLAGAVPTELRDKLIETLKEKTEQESGGHLNTGLVGIPVVMEWATSNNQPDFVYSMLKKRTYPGYLFMLENGATTTWEHWNGARSRIHNCFNGVGQWFYESVGGIRQIEGKTAYSELLIDPQIPSGVTWAKTRINTPNGWVSLHWESSESRMKMELEIPVGSRANIKLPDNVTEATVNRELQTAVGQLVILSSGKYSVEYPLQ comes from the coding sequence ATGAAATTAACAAAATTAGTAAAACTGCTCTGTTTACTGAATGTTCTGGGCATGATTGCCTGTTCGCAAACCTCAGCCCTGAAAGTTGTTGACCCGAAGTGTGAAAATCTACGTGATCCACTAGCGATAAACACATCACGACCCCGCTTTAGCTGGAAGCTTAACTCCGAGACAAACGGCAGCCGACAAACGGCATACCAGCTACTTGTAGCGAGCACTCCGGGTAATCTGAGCGAAGAGCAGGCCGACTGCTGGAATTCCGGAAAGATCTTGTCGCCCGAGAAAATCATGATCGACTACAAGGGCAAGGAACTTCAACCCGGAGAGTTGTTCTACTGGAAAGTCCGCGTGTGGGATGAGAACGACAATGTTTCCGATTGGAGCAAAACAGCCAGCTTCGGCATTGGCTTGCTTGATGAAAGCAACTGGAAAGCCGCCTATATCGGATATCCTTCTGAAGATGGATTTTTCCAGACTCCCCAGTTCAGGAGACTCTTCAAGGCAGAAAAAGCCGGCCGTGATGAGGTCTATCTGTTGCATGTCAACAGCCTGGGGTATCACGAAATCCATATCAACGGACAAAAGGTAGGAGATGCCGTGCTCTCTCCGGCAGTATCACAGTTTAACAAACGTTCACTGATCAACACCTACGACGTTACCTCCTACATAAAGAGAGGGGAGAACAACCTGATTATCTGGCTGGGTAGCGGCTGGTACTCGGAAGGGTTACCCGGAGTGACCGGGAAAGGTCCCGCAGTCAGGGCCCAGCTGGCAAAGGTCTCTGGAAACCGGCCTGCGGAGACCATTGTTGTAACCGACGACAGCTGGTCGGCGCGCAACAGCGAATATACCCGGATCAGCAACTGGTGGACTGGAAGATATGGAGGCGAGGAGATATCCGGCAACCTGGAGACTCAGAACCTCCCTTTCACGGAACCGGAGAAGCTGACCTGGAACAAGGTAACCCTGGTGGAGGTTCCAAACCATACGGCAACCCCCCAGATGGTTGAACCCAACAGAATCATGCAGGAGTTCACTCCCTCAACAATCGTTAGGTTGAACGACAGCACCTTCCTGGTTGATATGGGAACAACCCTCACAGGGTGGTTCGAGATAACTTTTCCCCGACTGGAAAAGGGAGACCAGGTGGTCATGGAGTATGCCGACCATCTGGACGAAAACGGGCAGATCGCAAAGCAGGGGCAGATCGATCGTTACATTGCCTCGGGAAACGGTACTGAACGGTTCAGAAACAGATTCAACTATCATGGATTCAGATATGTGAAGATATCCAACCTTCGTGAAGCACCCGAAAAATCCGCCATCAAGGCACTCCTCATACATACCGATTTTGAAACCGCTTCAGATTTTGAATGTTCCGACACCGACCTGAACCGCATTCACGACATGATTCACTACACGTTGCGGTGTCTGGGGCTAGGTGGCTACCTGGTAGACTGCCCCCAGATTGAACGGTTGGGATACGGAGGAGACGGCAACGCCTCCACCCTTACCGCCCAGACGATGTTCAACCTGGCCCCGCTCTACAACAACTGGCTGGATGCATGGTCTGACGTGATCAGGGAAGACGGCAGCATGCCACACACCGCTCCCAATCCCTATGCAGCTGGTGGAGGGCCCTACTGGTGCGGCTTCATTATTTCAGCATCATGGCATACCTACCGGAATTATGGTGACATCCGCATATTGGAGAGATACTATCCGGTAATGCAGAAGTGGCTCGAATATGTCGACAAGTACAGTCCGGAGGGTCTGTTAAAACGGTGGCCCGATACCGACTACAGAAACTGGTACCTGGGAGACTGGGCCACCCCTGACGGAGTAGGAAACCCCAACCATCTGGATGAGAGGTCGGTCGACCTGGTCAACAACTGTTATCTGTCGGTCTGCTTCAGCCAGATGGCGGAGATTGCCGGATACCTGGGAAAAAGTGATGAAAGGAGGGTTTATCTGGAGAAGAAGGAGCAACTTAACCGTCGAATTCACGAAACCTACTTCGATAACGAGAAGGGCTACTACGCCACCGGATCGCAGATCGACCTGACCTTCCCGATGCTTGCAGGGGCAGTGCCCACGGAGTTACGTGACAAGTTGATCGAGACATTGAAAGAGAAGACGGAACAGGAGAGTGGCGGCCACCTCAATACCGGGCTTGTGGGCATACCCGTCGTGATGGAATGGGCCACAAGCAACAATCAGCCCGATTTTGTCTACTCCATGCTGAAAAAGAGAACCTACCCCGGCTACCTGTTCATGCTGGAAAATGGGGCTACCACCACCTGGGAACATTGGAACGGAGCGAGAAGCCGGATTCACAACTGCTTTAACGGTGTAGGACAATGGTTCTACGAATCGGTAGGAGGGATCAGGCAAATTGAAGGGAAAACGGCATACAGTGAACTGCTTATCGATCCCCAGATCCCCTCGGGTGTAACCTGGGCCAAAACCAGGATCAACACTCCGAACGGCTGGGTTTCACTCCATTGGGAGAGTTCGGAAAGCCGAATGAAAATGGAGCTGGAGATTCCCGTAGGCTCCCGGGCCAACATTAAACTTCCTGACAATGTCACCGAAGCAACGGTCAACCGCGAACTGCAAACCGCCGTAGGGCAGCTTGTGATATTGTCAAGCGGAAAGTACAGTGTGGAGTACCCACTGCAGTGA
- a CDS encoding D-alanine--D-alanine ligase, with translation MKKNIAIIWGGYSSEKEVSERSARGIFSFIDKERYNLFKVRIDKAGWEAEYENGSYPIDRNDFSFTANGTKTVFDFAYITIHGTPGEDGVLQGYLDMLDIPYSCCGVLASALTFNKFTCNRFLKSFGFNVAESVMLRSGESFDAGSIVQQLGLPLFVKPNIGGSSFATTKVKEAPLLANAIDEAFKEASEVMIESFIAGTEVTCGCFQTGNGFQHLPLTEVVTRNEFFDYNAKYNGEVEEITPARIPDNLAAEIQGLTERIYRIIGAKGIIRADYIISDGVPFLLEVNTTPGMTETSFIPQQVRAAGLDISNVMSDIIEYEYSKVRK, from the coding sequence ATGAAAAAAAACATCGCCATTATCTGGGGAGGATATTCATCCGAAAAGGAGGTTTCGGAACGAAGTGCCAGAGGGATATTTTCATTTATAGACAAGGAGAGATACAACCTCTTCAAGGTAAGGATCGACAAAGCGGGCTGGGAAGCAGAATATGAAAACGGTAGCTATCCCATCGACAGGAACGATTTCAGCTTCACGGCGAATGGAACAAAAACGGTATTTGACTTTGCCTATATTACCATTCACGGCACTCCGGGAGAGGATGGTGTATTGCAGGGATACCTCGATATGCTCGACATTCCCTATTCCTGCTGCGGGGTACTGGCTTCAGCACTCACATTCAACAAATTCACCTGCAACCGTTTTCTGAAAAGTTTCGGGTTCAACGTCGCCGAATCGGTGATGCTCCGGTCAGGTGAATCGTTTGATGCCGGATCGATCGTTCAGCAGCTGGGCCTGCCACTCTTTGTAAAACCCAACATCGGCGGCTCCAGTTTCGCCACCACCAAGGTAAAAGAGGCTCCTTTACTGGCAAACGCAATAGATGAAGCTTTCAAGGAGGCATCAGAAGTGATGATCGAGAGTTTTATCGCGGGGACGGAAGTGACCTGTGGATGCTTCCAGACCGGGAATGGATTTCAACACCTGCCGCTTACCGAAGTTGTCACCCGTAACGAGTTTTTCGACTACAATGCCAAATACAACGGCGAGGTCGAAGAGATCACCCCGGCACGTATCCCGGACAATCTGGCGGCAGAGATCCAGGGGCTAACCGAAAGAATTTACCGGATTATCGGGGCGAAAGGTATCATCAGGGCAGACTATATCATCTCCGATGGCGTTCCTTTTCTACTTGAAGTAAACACTACACCCGGAATGACAGAAACCAGCTTCATTCCACAGCAGGTTCGTGCTGCCGGTCTCGACATCTCCAACGTGATGAGCGATATTATTGAATACGAATACAGCAAGGTAAGAAAATAA